One Salmo salar chromosome ssa01, Ssal_v3.1, whole genome shotgun sequence DNA window includes the following coding sequences:
- the LOC106611598 gene encoding ribosome-binding protein 1 isoform X8, with protein sequence MELYDPQTLGIMVFGGFMVISALGIVLVSTFSMKETSYEEALAQQRRELGKMAPPSQLTKKDKKKDKASEKKNRGKKKEDKPNGKLPESEPEEVPVAEPEPEPTPAPERVTAPAPAPEPTTHPVPTAVEAPPAPAPKKKKEKKVAKVEPAQATTTPVAPSKPAPVLEAVTKEVPVMAVPPVGSQQTAAKAQEAKAQEAKAQEAKAQEAKAQEAKAQEAKAQEAKAQNPSKKKASSKKKAESAVAVDSGLDSPLYLPYRALASTVSSMVISQGEAQRLIEILSDKAGIKQDTWHMATQKGDPVAVMKKQLEENQKQLATQQEDATATKNRLRELTKELFAEKSKVASVETRLSSQLSSREQEMIALQARMQASYQDHVAQTQKLTAKVISLQEQLESGPTAQLACLQQENSILRDALNQATSQAESKQNAELAKLRQDCARLTKELGERSESLQADEKVKRGLETKVSSVEKQLTLLQASRVESEQVLQRRLEEVSEELRSSQSTLEKAQQDATTLSDIQVHLGRIEADLKERSAQVEALTAQLEQTKLEKGQLEDQVESINVLLEASHNRDVDEDTEGNSTELEQLKSSLQDRDSQLASLQQELKQLQEMKQEATAVATAETEWAPKSEEASLVASLQEELKQLKEEMEQLKNSPADVTGETEQLLNSLKERTSQDASTEDVKQLKETSEQAQSSPAQSDNTAELAALQTRLFISLAERDAMMASLQVELREARDQSRKVQETLAQVQQSQESELSTELPELLEKLKEAEDSHGTLQAECDQYRTVLAETEGMLKCLQKSVEQEELVWKSKIADSEDQLKKALEQVHTLKETAESLKAENQSIEQLKEQLMLLEAQLEKQSETAPTEEEMAPLKQLLSESQSPLESAQTEAQTHKEVLATVRGQLSEAMMCAQSQEAVPETRAQNSQSEPEVQSQLNQTTEEFEQAQKTVAELQAQLDLLKEAGDSPQANTEDVAQLKERLQKERKLIKDLGQAATKLQQLLKYTQEQLAKERNKHRTLQDHSDETKSTVLKEGTSV encoded by the exons ATGGAGCTGTATGACCCTCAGACGCTAGGCATCATGGTATTTGGAGGCTTCATGGTCATCTCAGCCCTCGGCATCGTCCTGGTCTCCACCTTCTCCATGAAG GAGACCTCGTATGAGGAGGCTCTGGCCCAGCAGCGTAGAGAGCTGGGCAAAATGGCACCTCCCAGCCAACTGACCAAGAAGGACAAGAAGAAGGACAAG GCATCTGAGAAGAAGAACCGTGGTAAGAAGAAGGAAGACAAGCCCAATGGGAAGCTGCCAGAATCGGAACCAGAGGAGGTCCCAGTGGCCGAGCCTGAACCTGAACCAACCCCAGCCCCAGAAAGAGTCACTGCTCCTGCCCCTGCCCCTGAACCAACCACTCACCCAGTTCCCACTGCCGTAGAGGCCCCACCTGCCCCTGcaccaaagaagaagaaggagaagaaggtggCCAAGGTAGAGCCAGCTCAGGCAACCACCACACCCGTTGCCCCCTCCAAGCCTGCACCAGTCCTGGAGGCTGTCACCAAGGAGGTCCCCGTGATGGCAGTGCCCCCAGTTGGCTCCCAGCAGACTGCAGCCAAGGCTCAGGAGGCCAAGGCTCAGGAGGCCAAGGCTCAGGAGGCCAAGGCTCAGGAGGCCAAGGCTCAGGAGGCCAAGGCTCAGGAGGCCAAGGCTCAGGAGGCCAAGGCTCAGAACCCTTCTAAGAAGAAGGCATCTTCCAAGAAAAAAGCAGAATCTG CCGTAGCAGTGGACTCTGGTCTGGATTCCCCCCTGTACCTGCCCTACAGGGCCCTGGCCTCTACCGTTAGCAGTATGGTGATCAGTCAGGGAGAGGCCCAGCGCCTCATAGAGATCCTGTCTGACAAGGCTGGCATCAAACAAGACACCTGGCACATG GCTACTCAGAAGGGCGACCCGGTGGCTGTGATGAAGAAACAGTTAGAGGAGAATCAGAAACAGCTGGCAACTCAGCAAGAGGACGCCACCGCAACCAAGAACAGACTGAGGGAACTcaccaag GAGCTGTTTGCTGAGAAGTCCAAGGTGGCCAGTGTGGAAACCAGGCTGAGTTCGCAGCTCTCGTCCAGGGAGCAAGAGATGATCGCTCTGCAGGCTCGGATGCAGGCCTCCTACCAGGACCACGTAGCACAGACACAGAAACTCACCGCCAAG GTCATCAGTCTTCAGGAGCAGTTGGAGTCAGGTCCCACTGCCCAGCTGGCTTGTCTGCAGCAAGAGAACTCCATCCTCAGAGATGCCCTGAACCAGgccaccagccaggcagagagcaA acAGAATGCAGAGCTTGCCAAGCTGAGACAGGACTGTGCCAGACTGACCAAGGAGCtgggggagaggagtgagagCCTTCAAGCTGATGAGAAGGTCAAAAGAGGGCTGGAGACTAAGGTGTCTTCTGTAGAGAAACAACTTACTCTACTGCAG GCCAGCCGTGTAGAGAGTGAGCAGGTGCTGCAGAGGAGGCTGGAGGAGGTTAGTGAGGAGTTGAGGAGTTCACAGAGCACCCTGGAGAAAGCCCAGCAGGACGCTACCACCCTCTCAG ACATCCAGGTCCATCTGGGCAGGATAGAGGCTGATCTGAAAGAGCGTAGTGCCCAGGTGGAGGCCCTAACAGCCCAGCTGGAGCAGACCAAGCTGGAGAAGGGACAACTGGAGGATCAGGTAGAATCCATCAACGTGCTGCTGGAGGCCAGCCACAACAGAGACGTGGACGAGGACACGGAG GGTAACTCCACTGAGTTGGAACAGCTAAAGAGCAG TCTTcaggacagagacagtcagtTGGCATCACTCCAACAGGAGCTGAAGCAGCTCCAAGAAATGAAACAGGAGGCTACT GCAGTCGCTACAGCCGAGACAGAGTGGGCACCTAAAAG TGAGGAAGCAAGCCTGGTGGCATCACTTCAGGAAGAACTGAAGCAGCTTAAAGAAGAGATGGAGCAACTTAAAAACTCTCCC GCTGATGTCACTGGAGAGACGGAACAGCTACTCAACAG TCTGAAGGAGAGAACGAGCCAAGACGCATCAACAGAAGACGTGAAGCAACTCAAAGAAACATCAGAGCAGGCCCAGAGCAGCCCTGCT CAGTCCGACAACACCGCAGAACTGGCGGCGCTACAAACCAG GTTGTTTATTAGTCTGGCAGAGAGGGACGCTATGATGGCATCACTACAGGTGGAGCTAAGGGAAGCCAGGGACCAATCGCGGAAGGTACAGGAGACCCTCGCTCAGGTCCAGCAGAGCCAGGAATCAGAGCTGAGCACAGAGCTGCCG GAGCTGTTGGAGAAACTGAAGGAAGCAGAGGACAGCCACGGGACACTGCAGGCAGAGTGTGACCAGTACAGAACAGTCCTCGCTGAAACA GAAGGAATGCTGAAGTGCCTTCAGAAGAGTGTTGAGCAGGAGGAGCTGGTGTGGAAATCCAAGATTGCTGACTCTGAGGACCAGTTGAAGAAG GCCCTGGAACAAGTGCACACTCTGAAGGAGACTGCAGAGAGCTTGAAGGCAGAGAACCAAAGCATAGAACAG ctgAAGGAGCAGTTGATGTTGTTGGAAGCCCAATTGGAGAAACAGTCCGAGACCGCCCCGACAGAGGAGGAAATGGCACCG TTGAAGCAGCTACTGTCAGAGTCTCAGAGTCCGCTGGAGTCAGCCCAGACGGAAGCCCAGACGCACAAGGAAGTGCTGGCTACG GTCAGAGGTCAGCTGAGCGAGGCGATGATGTGTGCTCAGAGCCAGGAGGCAGTCCCTGAAACCAGGGCACAGAACAGCCAATCAGAGCCTGAG GTCCAGTCCCAGTTGAATCAGACCACAGAGGAGTTTGAACAG GCTCAGAAGACAGTTGCAGAGCTCCAGGCTCAGCTGGACCTGCTGAAAGAGGCAGGAGACTCCCCACAGGCCAACACAGAGGACGTAGCTCAACTAAAG gagcgcctacagaaagagagaaaactaATCAAAGATCTTGGCCAAGCAGCCACCAAACTCCAGCAGCTCTTAAAGTACACTCAGGAGCAGCTCGCCAAAGAGAGGAACAAACACCGCACACTACAGGACCACTCTGATGAGACCAAG AGTACAGTGCTGAAGGAAGGAACATCTGTTTAA
- the LOC106611598 gene encoding ribosome-binding protein 1 isoform X4, which produces MELYDPQTLGIMVFGGFMVISALGIVLVSTFSMKETSYEEALAQQRRELGKMAPPSQLTKKDKKKDKASEKKNRGKKKEDKPNGKLPESEPEEVPVAEPEPEPTPAPERVTAPAPAPEPTTHPVPTAVEAPPAPAPKKKKEKKVAKVEPAQATTTPVAPSKPAPVLEAVTKEVPVMAVPPVGSQQTAAKAQEAKAQEAKAQEAKAQEAKAQEAKAQEAKAQEAKAQNPSKKKASSKKKAESAVAVDSGLDSPLYLPYRALASTVSSMVISQGEAQRLIEILSDKAGIKQDTWHMATQKGDPVAVMKKQLEENQKQLATQQEDATATKNRLRELTKELFAEKSKVASVETRLSSQLSSREQEMIALQARMQASYQDHVAQTQKLTAKVISLQEQLESGPTAQLACLQQENSILRDALNQATSQAESKQNAELAKLRQDCARLTKELGERSESLQADEKVKRGLETKVSSVEKQLTLLQASRVESEQVLQRRLEEVSEELRSSQSTLEKAQQDATTLSDIQVHLGRIEADLKERSAQVEALTAQLEQTKLEKGQLEDQVESINVLLEASHNRDVDEDTEGNSTELEQLKSSLQDRDSQLASLQQELKQLQEMKQEATVSSAVATAETEWAPKSEEASLVASLQEELKQLKEEMEQLKNSPADVTGETEQLLNSLKERTSQDASTEDVKQLKETSEQAQSSPAQSDNTAELAALQTRLFISLAERDAMMASLQVELREARDQSRKVQETLAQVQQSQESELSTELPELLEKLKEAEDSHGTLQAECDQYRTVLAETEGMLKCLQKSVEQEELVWKSKIADSEDQLKKALEQVHTLKETAESLKAENQSIEQLKEQLMLLEAQLEKQSETAPTEEEMAPLKQLLSESQSPLESAQTEAQTHKEVLATVRGQLSEAMMCAQSQEAVPETRAQNSQSEPEVQSQLNQTTEEFEQAQKTVAELQAQLDLLKEAGDSPQANTEDVAQLKERLQKERKLIKDLGQAATKLQQLLKYTQEQLAKERNKHRTLQDHSDETKSTVLKEGTSV; this is translated from the exons ATGGAGCTGTATGACCCTCAGACGCTAGGCATCATGGTATTTGGAGGCTTCATGGTCATCTCAGCCCTCGGCATCGTCCTGGTCTCCACCTTCTCCATGAAG GAGACCTCGTATGAGGAGGCTCTGGCCCAGCAGCGTAGAGAGCTGGGCAAAATGGCACCTCCCAGCCAACTGACCAAGAAGGACAAGAAGAAGGACAAG GCATCTGAGAAGAAGAACCGTGGTAAGAAGAAGGAAGACAAGCCCAATGGGAAGCTGCCAGAATCGGAACCAGAGGAGGTCCCAGTGGCCGAGCCTGAACCTGAACCAACCCCAGCCCCAGAAAGAGTCACTGCTCCTGCCCCTGCCCCTGAACCAACCACTCACCCAGTTCCCACTGCCGTAGAGGCCCCACCTGCCCCTGcaccaaagaagaagaaggagaagaaggtggCCAAGGTAGAGCCAGCTCAGGCAACCACCACACCCGTTGCCCCCTCCAAGCCTGCACCAGTCCTGGAGGCTGTCACCAAGGAGGTCCCCGTGATGGCAGTGCCCCCAGTTGGCTCCCAGCAGACTGCAGCCAAGGCTCAGGAGGCCAAGGCTCAGGAGGCCAAGGCTCAGGAGGCCAAGGCTCAGGAGGCCAAGGCTCAGGAGGCCAAGGCTCAGGAGGCCAAGGCTCAGGAGGCCAAGGCTCAGAACCCTTCTAAGAAGAAGGCATCTTCCAAGAAAAAAGCAGAATCTG CCGTAGCAGTGGACTCTGGTCTGGATTCCCCCCTGTACCTGCCCTACAGGGCCCTGGCCTCTACCGTTAGCAGTATGGTGATCAGTCAGGGAGAGGCCCAGCGCCTCATAGAGATCCTGTCTGACAAGGCTGGCATCAAACAAGACACCTGGCACATG GCTACTCAGAAGGGCGACCCGGTGGCTGTGATGAAGAAACAGTTAGAGGAGAATCAGAAACAGCTGGCAACTCAGCAAGAGGACGCCACCGCAACCAAGAACAGACTGAGGGAACTcaccaag GAGCTGTTTGCTGAGAAGTCCAAGGTGGCCAGTGTGGAAACCAGGCTGAGTTCGCAGCTCTCGTCCAGGGAGCAAGAGATGATCGCTCTGCAGGCTCGGATGCAGGCCTCCTACCAGGACCACGTAGCACAGACACAGAAACTCACCGCCAAG GTCATCAGTCTTCAGGAGCAGTTGGAGTCAGGTCCCACTGCCCAGCTGGCTTGTCTGCAGCAAGAGAACTCCATCCTCAGAGATGCCCTGAACCAGgccaccagccaggcagagagcaA acAGAATGCAGAGCTTGCCAAGCTGAGACAGGACTGTGCCAGACTGACCAAGGAGCtgggggagaggagtgagagCCTTCAAGCTGATGAGAAGGTCAAAAGAGGGCTGGAGACTAAGGTGTCTTCTGTAGAGAAACAACTTACTCTACTGCAG GCCAGCCGTGTAGAGAGTGAGCAGGTGCTGCAGAGGAGGCTGGAGGAGGTTAGTGAGGAGTTGAGGAGTTCACAGAGCACCCTGGAGAAAGCCCAGCAGGACGCTACCACCCTCTCAG ACATCCAGGTCCATCTGGGCAGGATAGAGGCTGATCTGAAAGAGCGTAGTGCCCAGGTGGAGGCCCTAACAGCCCAGCTGGAGCAGACCAAGCTGGAGAAGGGACAACTGGAGGATCAGGTAGAATCCATCAACGTGCTGCTGGAGGCCAGCCACAACAGAGACGTGGACGAGGACACGGAG GGTAACTCCACTGAGTTGGAACAGCTAAAGAGCAG TCTTcaggacagagacagtcagtTGGCATCACTCCAACAGGAGCTGAAGCAGCTCCAAGAAATGAAACAGGAGGCTACTGTAAGTTCT GCAGTCGCTACAGCCGAGACAGAGTGGGCACCTAAAAG TGAGGAAGCAAGCCTGGTGGCATCACTTCAGGAAGAACTGAAGCAGCTTAAAGAAGAGATGGAGCAACTTAAAAACTCTCCC GCTGATGTCACTGGAGAGACGGAACAGCTACTCAACAG TCTGAAGGAGAGAACGAGCCAAGACGCATCAACAGAAGACGTGAAGCAACTCAAAGAAACATCAGAGCAGGCCCAGAGCAGCCCTGCT CAGTCCGACAACACCGCAGAACTGGCGGCGCTACAAACCAG GTTGTTTATTAGTCTGGCAGAGAGGGACGCTATGATGGCATCACTACAGGTGGAGCTAAGGGAAGCCAGGGACCAATCGCGGAAGGTACAGGAGACCCTCGCTCAGGTCCAGCAGAGCCAGGAATCAGAGCTGAGCACAGAGCTGCCG GAGCTGTTGGAGAAACTGAAGGAAGCAGAGGACAGCCACGGGACACTGCAGGCAGAGTGTGACCAGTACAGAACAGTCCTCGCTGAAACA GAAGGAATGCTGAAGTGCCTTCAGAAGAGTGTTGAGCAGGAGGAGCTGGTGTGGAAATCCAAGATTGCTGACTCTGAGGACCAGTTGAAGAAG GCCCTGGAACAAGTGCACACTCTGAAGGAGACTGCAGAGAGCTTGAAGGCAGAGAACCAAAGCATAGAACAG ctgAAGGAGCAGTTGATGTTGTTGGAAGCCCAATTGGAGAAACAGTCCGAGACCGCCCCGACAGAGGAGGAAATGGCACCG TTGAAGCAGCTACTGTCAGAGTCTCAGAGTCCGCTGGAGTCAGCCCAGACGGAAGCCCAGACGCACAAGGAAGTGCTGGCTACG GTCAGAGGTCAGCTGAGCGAGGCGATGATGTGTGCTCAGAGCCAGGAGGCAGTCCCTGAAACCAGGGCACAGAACAGCCAATCAGAGCCTGAG GTCCAGTCCCAGTTGAATCAGACCACAGAGGAGTTTGAACAG GCTCAGAAGACAGTTGCAGAGCTCCAGGCTCAGCTGGACCTGCTGAAAGAGGCAGGAGACTCCCCACAGGCCAACACAGAGGACGTAGCTCAACTAAAG gagcgcctacagaaagagagaaaactaATCAAAGATCTTGGCCAAGCAGCCACCAAACTCCAGCAGCTCTTAAAGTACACTCAGGAGCAGCTCGCCAAAGAGAGGAACAAACACCGCACACTACAGGACCACTCTGATGAGACCAAG AGTACAGTGCTGAAGGAAGGAACATCTGTTTAA
- the LOC106611598 gene encoding ribosome-binding protein 1 isoform X1 codes for MELYDPQTLGIMVFGGFMVISALGIVLVSTFSMKETSYEEALAQQRRELGKMAPPSQLTKKDKKKDKASEKKNRGKKKEDKPNGKLPESEPEEVPVAEPEPEPTPAPERVTAPAPAPEPTTHPVPTAVEAPPAPAPKKKKEKKVAKVEPAQATTTPVAPSKPAPVLEAVTKEVPVMAVPPVGSQQTAAKAQEAKAQEAKAQEAKAQEAKAQEAKAQEAKAQEAKAQNPSKKKASSKKKAESAVAVDSGLDSPLYLPYRALASTVSSMVISQGEAQRLIEILSDKAGIKQDTWHMATQKGDPVAVMKKQLEENQKQLATQQEDATATKNRLRELTKELFAEKSKVASVETRLSSQLSSREQEMIALQARMQASYQDHVAQTQKLTAKVISLQEQLESGPTAQLACLQQENSILRDALNQATSQAESKQNAELAKLRQDCARLTKELGERSESLQADEKVKRGLETKVSSVEKQLTLLQASRVESEQVLQRRLEEVSEELRSSQSTLEKAQQDATTLSDIQVHLGRIEADLKERSAQVEALTAQLEQTKLEKGQLEDQVESINVLLEASHNRDVDEDTEMWSWSFLNNTNHLSSSLQDRDSQLASLQQELKQLQEMKQEATVSSAVATAETEWAPKSEEASLVASLQEELKQLKEEMEQLKNSPADVTGETEQLLNSLKERTSQDASTEDVKQLKETSEQAQSSPAQSDNTAELAALQTRLFISLAERDAMMASLQVELREARDQSRKVQETLAQVQQSQESELSTELPELLEKLKEAEDSHGTLQAECDQYRTVLAETEGMLKCLQKSVEQEELVWKSKIADSEDQLKKALEQVHTLKETAESLKAENQSIEQLKEQLMLLEAQLEKQSETAPTEEEMAPLKQLLSESQSPLESAQTEAQTHKEVLATVRGQLSEAMMCAQSQEAVPETRAQNSQSEPEVQSQLNQTTEEFEQAQKTVAELQAQLDLLKEAGDSPQANTEDVAQLKERLQKERKLIKDLGQAATKLQQLLKYTQEQLAKERNKHRTLQDHSDETKSTVLKEGTSV; via the exons ATGGAGCTGTATGACCCTCAGACGCTAGGCATCATGGTATTTGGAGGCTTCATGGTCATCTCAGCCCTCGGCATCGTCCTGGTCTCCACCTTCTCCATGAAG GAGACCTCGTATGAGGAGGCTCTGGCCCAGCAGCGTAGAGAGCTGGGCAAAATGGCACCTCCCAGCCAACTGACCAAGAAGGACAAGAAGAAGGACAAG GCATCTGAGAAGAAGAACCGTGGTAAGAAGAAGGAAGACAAGCCCAATGGGAAGCTGCCAGAATCGGAACCAGAGGAGGTCCCAGTGGCCGAGCCTGAACCTGAACCAACCCCAGCCCCAGAAAGAGTCACTGCTCCTGCCCCTGCCCCTGAACCAACCACTCACCCAGTTCCCACTGCCGTAGAGGCCCCACCTGCCCCTGcaccaaagaagaagaaggagaagaaggtggCCAAGGTAGAGCCAGCTCAGGCAACCACCACACCCGTTGCCCCCTCCAAGCCTGCACCAGTCCTGGAGGCTGTCACCAAGGAGGTCCCCGTGATGGCAGTGCCCCCAGTTGGCTCCCAGCAGACTGCAGCCAAGGCTCAGGAGGCCAAGGCTCAGGAGGCCAAGGCTCAGGAGGCCAAGGCTCAGGAGGCCAAGGCTCAGGAGGCCAAGGCTCAGGAGGCCAAGGCTCAGGAGGCCAAGGCTCAGAACCCTTCTAAGAAGAAGGCATCTTCCAAGAAAAAAGCAGAATCTG CCGTAGCAGTGGACTCTGGTCTGGATTCCCCCCTGTACCTGCCCTACAGGGCCCTGGCCTCTACCGTTAGCAGTATGGTGATCAGTCAGGGAGAGGCCCAGCGCCTCATAGAGATCCTGTCTGACAAGGCTGGCATCAAACAAGACACCTGGCACATG GCTACTCAGAAGGGCGACCCGGTGGCTGTGATGAAGAAACAGTTAGAGGAGAATCAGAAACAGCTGGCAACTCAGCAAGAGGACGCCACCGCAACCAAGAACAGACTGAGGGAACTcaccaag GAGCTGTTTGCTGAGAAGTCCAAGGTGGCCAGTGTGGAAACCAGGCTGAGTTCGCAGCTCTCGTCCAGGGAGCAAGAGATGATCGCTCTGCAGGCTCGGATGCAGGCCTCCTACCAGGACCACGTAGCACAGACACAGAAACTCACCGCCAAG GTCATCAGTCTTCAGGAGCAGTTGGAGTCAGGTCCCACTGCCCAGCTGGCTTGTCTGCAGCAAGAGAACTCCATCCTCAGAGATGCCCTGAACCAGgccaccagccaggcagagagcaA acAGAATGCAGAGCTTGCCAAGCTGAGACAGGACTGTGCCAGACTGACCAAGGAGCtgggggagaggagtgagagCCTTCAAGCTGATGAGAAGGTCAAAAGAGGGCTGGAGACTAAGGTGTCTTCTGTAGAGAAACAACTTACTCTACTGCAG GCCAGCCGTGTAGAGAGTGAGCAGGTGCTGCAGAGGAGGCTGGAGGAGGTTAGTGAGGAGTTGAGGAGTTCACAGAGCACCCTGGAGAAAGCCCAGCAGGACGCTACCACCCTCTCAG ACATCCAGGTCCATCTGGGCAGGATAGAGGCTGATCTGAAAGAGCGTAGTGCCCAGGTGGAGGCCCTAACAGCCCAGCTGGAGCAGACCAAGCTGGAGAAGGGACAACTGGAGGATCAGGTAGAATCCATCAACGTGCTGCTGGAGGCCAGCCACAACAGAGACGTGGACGAGGACACGGAG ATGTGGAGTTGGTCTTTTCTCAACAACACCAATCATTTATCTTCCAGTCTTcaggacagagacagtcagtTGGCATCACTCCAACAGGAGCTGAAGCAGCTCCAAGAAATGAAACAGGAGGCTACTGTAAGTTCT GCAGTCGCTACAGCCGAGACAGAGTGGGCACCTAAAAG TGAGGAAGCAAGCCTGGTGGCATCACTTCAGGAAGAACTGAAGCAGCTTAAAGAAGAGATGGAGCAACTTAAAAACTCTCCC GCTGATGTCACTGGAGAGACGGAACAGCTACTCAACAG TCTGAAGGAGAGAACGAGCCAAGACGCATCAACAGAAGACGTGAAGCAACTCAAAGAAACATCAGAGCAGGCCCAGAGCAGCCCTGCT CAGTCCGACAACACCGCAGAACTGGCGGCGCTACAAACCAG GTTGTTTATTAGTCTGGCAGAGAGGGACGCTATGATGGCATCACTACAGGTGGAGCTAAGGGAAGCCAGGGACCAATCGCGGAAGGTACAGGAGACCCTCGCTCAGGTCCAGCAGAGCCAGGAATCAGAGCTGAGCACAGAGCTGCCG GAGCTGTTGGAGAAACTGAAGGAAGCAGAGGACAGCCACGGGACACTGCAGGCAGAGTGTGACCAGTACAGAACAGTCCTCGCTGAAACA GAAGGAATGCTGAAGTGCCTTCAGAAGAGTGTTGAGCAGGAGGAGCTGGTGTGGAAATCCAAGATTGCTGACTCTGAGGACCAGTTGAAGAAG GCCCTGGAACAAGTGCACACTCTGAAGGAGACTGCAGAGAGCTTGAAGGCAGAGAACCAAAGCATAGAACAG ctgAAGGAGCAGTTGATGTTGTTGGAAGCCCAATTGGAGAAACAGTCCGAGACCGCCCCGACAGAGGAGGAAATGGCACCG TTGAAGCAGCTACTGTCAGAGTCTCAGAGTCCGCTGGAGTCAGCCCAGACGGAAGCCCAGACGCACAAGGAAGTGCTGGCTACG GTCAGAGGTCAGCTGAGCGAGGCGATGATGTGTGCTCAGAGCCAGGAGGCAGTCCCTGAAACCAGGGCACAGAACAGCCAATCAGAGCCTGAG GTCCAGTCCCAGTTGAATCAGACCACAGAGGAGTTTGAACAG GCTCAGAAGACAGTTGCAGAGCTCCAGGCTCAGCTGGACCTGCTGAAAGAGGCAGGAGACTCCCCACAGGCCAACACAGAGGACGTAGCTCAACTAAAG gagcgcctacagaaagagagaaaactaATCAAAGATCTTGGCCAAGCAGCCACCAAACTCCAGCAGCTCTTAAAGTACACTCAGGAGCAGCTCGCCAAAGAGAGGAACAAACACCGCACACTACAGGACCACTCTGATGAGACCAAG AGTACAGTGCTGAAGGAAGGAACATCTGTTTAA